From Oryza sativa Japonica Group chromosome 4, ASM3414082v1, one genomic window encodes:
- the LOC4335086 gene encoding DNA repair protein RAD5B, translated as MHGDWPESPSQEVLYADEIAAVRAVLGAGLPEARVVAAISRCGGNAERAINALLDDATAGVEDKPEPKKGKGAKTAAPPVKAERDAGGAAPKPPPPPVKVEVLDDEPLGSQESNGCSARVKKEREDELLVKAPPPMPDRVKEEDGVAAKRGAATANAAGISLVPRPKKRSRVHDEADTIDLTATHPVPYLNPRPIRAVPPPEAMEMLESRRVRARPPPPSSDLRMVVAPPDAEFGEFPEERDWFLVGRSYVTGLSTNRGRRRLDAGELVHFSFPSLERTYGGIKVSNKKAAALAEIVRFSTNRAGEIGKLSTEWTKCLVPLVSSSKVKIQGKIVFPTVELRLMQEILLYVSFYIHRSVFTASGNNSSWDLLAPANVDYSTNPLYRLFRLLKLRAFTKADITPEELAAGKRPRNLRGDDNDEDEPMAIVGLENRRTAGQTFPEQGTDEQAISEAALNKIVGTAETYDLEEAEPPSTLVSVLKPYQKEALFWMSQLEKGIDGDQAKKTLHPCWSAYKIVDKRAPAVYVNVFTGEATTQFQSVTQSARGGILADAMGLGKTVMTIALILSNPRGELEQDKRGTRDRDTKAQTSRSSVRGGTLIICPMALLGQWKDELEAHSTPGALSVFVYYGGDRTTDLRFMAQHSVVLTTYGVLQSAHKNDGSSIFHRIDWYRVVLDEAHTIKSPRTKAARAAYELTSHCRWCLTGTPLQNNLEDLFSLLCFLHVEPWGDASWWNKLIQRPYENGDERGLKLVRAILRPLMLRRTKETKDKMGNPILVLPPANIEIVECEQSEDERDFYEALFRRSKVQFDKFVAQGSVLNNYANILELLLRLRQCCDHPFLVISRADTQKYTDLDELAQRFLDGVQRDSARRSAPPSQAYVEEVVEEIRQGATTECPICLESASDDPVLTPCAHRMCRECLLSSWRTPSGGPCPLCRSPITKSELITLPSQCRFQVDPENNWKDSCKVIKLIKILEGLQEKREKSIVFSQFTSFFDLLEVPFNQKGIKFLRFDGKLSQKHREKVLKEFSESKDKLVLLMSLKAGGVGLNLTAASNVFLMDPWWNPAVEEQAIMRIHRIGQKRAVQVRRFIVKDTVEERMQKVQACKQRMISGALTDDEVRSARIEQLKMLFT; from the exons atgcACGGCGACTGGCCGGAGTCGCCGTCCCAGGAGGTGCTCTACGCCGACGAgatcgccgccgtccgcgcgGTTCTTGGCGCGGGCCTCCCCGAggcccgcgtcgtcgccgcaaTCTCCCGCTGCGGAGGCAACGCCGAGCGCGCCATCAACGCGCTCCTCGATgacgccaccgccggcgtcgAGGACAAACCCGAGCCCAAGAAGGGTAAAGGTGCCAAGACGGCTGCTCCTCCGGTGAAGGCGGAACGCGACGCTGGTGGCGCCGccccgaagccgccgccgcctccggtgaAGGTTGAGGTCCTCGACGACGAGCCCCTGGGGAGCCAAGAATCGAACGGCTGCTCCGCGAGGGTCAAGAAGGAGCGGGAGGACGAGCTGCTCGTCAAAGCGCCGCCTCCGATGCCGGATCGGGTCAAGGAGGAAGACGGCGTCGCGGCCAAGcgaggcgcggcgacggcgaacgccGCCGGCATAAGCCTGGTGCCGAGGCCGAAGAAGAGGTCTCGCGTGCACGACGAGGCGGACACCATCGACCTCACGGCGACCCACCCGGTGCCGTACCTGAACCCGAGGCCGATCCGGGCGGTGCCGCCACCGGAGGCCATGGAGATGCTCGAGTCGCGGCGTGTGCGTGccaggccgcctccgccgtcgagtGATCTGAGgatggtggtggcgccgccTGATGCCGAGTTCGGCGAGTTCCCCGAGGAGCGCGACTGGTTCCTCGTCGGCAGGTCGTACGTCACCGGCCTGTCCACCAACCGCGGGAGGCGGAGgctggacgccggcgagctcgtccaTTTCTCGTTCCCCTCATTGGAGAGGACCTATGGTGGGATCAAGGTGTCGAACAAGAAGGCGGCTGCTTTGGCGGAGATCGTGCGCTTCTCCACCAATCGAGCTGGAGAG ATTGGGAAGCTATCTACAGAATGGACCAAGTGCCTCGTGCCACTGGTAAGCTCATCCAAGGTGAAGATTCAGGGGAAGATTGTGTTTCCCACGGTGGAATTGAGATTGATGCAGGAGATTTTGTTGTATGTTAG CTTCTACATCCACCGTTCTGTATTCACCGCAAGCGGCAACAACTCATCATGGGACCTGCTTGCTCCTGCAAATGTTGATTATTCCACTAACCCTCTTTACAGGCTGTTCAGATTGCTCAAGCTAAGGGCATTCACCAAG GCTGATATCACTCCTGAGGAGCTTGCTGCAGGAAAGAGACCGCGGAATCTAAGG GGtgatgacaatgatgaagaTGAACCCATGGCTATAGTTGGATTGGAAAACCGACGCACAGCTGGCCAAACATTTCCTGAGCAAGGCACTGATGAGCAAGCTATTTCAGAGGCTGCATTAAACAAAATTGTTGGCACTGCTGAAACATATGACTTGGAG GAAGCAGAGCCCCCAAGCACTCTTGTCTCCGTTCTAAAACCATACCAGAAGGAAGCTCTGTTCTGGATGTCTCAATTGGAGAAGGGTATTGATGGTGATCAAGCCAAAAAAACCCTTCATCCCTGTTGGAGTGCCTACAAAATCGTCGACAA GAGAGCTCCTGCAGTGTATGTCAATGTTTTCACTGGCGAGGCAACAACCCAGTTTCAAAGTGTAACTCAGTCAGCAAGAGGAGGG ATACTAGCGGATGCAATGGGTCTTGGTAAAACTGTCATGACTATTGCTCTAATACTATCAAACCCAAGGGGGGAGTTAGAACAAGATAAGAGGGGTACTAGAGATCGTGACACCAAGGCACAAACTTCGAGATCCTCTGTAAGAGGAGGCACACTTATAATCTGTCCAATGGCATTGCTAGGCCAGTGGAAG GATGAATTGGAGGCACATTCAACACCAGGAGCTCTTTCTGTGTTTGTCTACTATGGTGGCGACAGAACCACTGACCTGAGATTCATGGCTCAGCATAGTGTTGTCTTGACAACCTATGGTGTTCTTCAATCAGCTCACAAGAAT GATGGCAGCAGTATCTTTCACAGGATAGATTGGTATAGAGTTGTGCTCGATGAAGCACATACGATCAAATCTCCCAGAACCAAAGCAGCACGAGCAGCTTATGAATTAACTTCTCATTGCAGATGGTGCCTTACGGGTACACCATTGCAG AATAATTTGGAGGACCTTTTCAGTCTTCTTTGCTTCCTACATGTAGAACCATGGGGTGACGCAAGTTG GTGGAATAAGCTGATTCAAAGACCTTATGAGAATGGTGATGAGAGGGGATTGAAACTTGTCAGAGCTATTCTGAGGCCACTCATGCTGAGGAGAACGAAGgaaacaaaagacaaaatggGAAA TCCCATACTAGTCCTCCCACCAGCTAATATTGAGATTGTGGAGTGCGAACAATCTGAAGATGAACGCGATTTCTATGAAGCGCTTTTCAGGAGATCAAAG GTTCAATTTGATAAATTTGTAGCACAAGGCAGTGTTCTTAACAACTACGCTAATATTCTTGAGTTACTCCTTCGGCTAAGGCAGTGCTGCGACCACCCTTTTCTAGTGATCAG TCGAGCTGATACTCAGAAGTATACTGACCTCGATGAGCTAGCACAGAGGTTCCTTGATGGGGTGCAACGTGATTCCGCGAGACGCAGTGCGCCACCTTCACAGGCGTATGTAGAAGAGGTTGTTGAAGAAATCCGCCAGGGCGCAACTACTGAGTGTCCAATCTGCCTTGAATCAGCTTCTGATGATCCAGTGCTCACACCATGCGCGCACCGGATGTGCCGTGAGTGCCTGCTCTCTAGCTGGAGGACGCCTTCTGGAGGACCATGCCCACTTTGCCGAAGCCCCATTACCAAATCTGAGCTGATCACATTGCCTAGTCAGTGTCGATTCCAGGTTGACCCTGAGAATAACTGGAAGGACTCATGTAAGGTGATAAAACTCATCAAGATCCTGGAGGGCCTTcaggagaagagggagaagagCATTGTGTTCAGTCAGTTCACTTCCTTCTTCGATCTTCTTGAGGTTCCCTTCAATCAGAAAGGGATCAAATTCTTGAGGTTTGATGGGAAGCTCAGCCAGAAACACAGAGAAAAGGTTCTGAAGGAGTTCAGTGAAAGCAAGGACAAGCTG GTGCTACTTATGTCACTCAAGGCTGGAGGTGTTGGACTTAATTTGACTGCTGCCTCCAATGTGTTCCTAATG GACCCATGGTGGAATCCTGCAGTGGAAGAACAAGCTATCATGCGAATTCACCGTATCGGGCAAAAGAGAGCGGTCCAAGTAAGGCGCTTCATCGTCAAG GATACGGTCGAGGAGCGGATGCAGAAGGTGCAAGCGTGCAAGCAGAGGATGATCTCTGGGGCGCTGACCGACGATGAAGTCCGCTCCGCTCGTATCGAGCAACTGAAGATGCTGTTTACATGA
- the LOC9272088 gene encoding LOW QUALITY PROTEIN: riboflavin biosynthesis protein PYRD, chloroplastic (The sequence of the model RefSeq protein was modified relative to this genomic sequence to represent the inferred CDS: inserted 2 bases in 1 codon; substituted 1 base at 1 genomic stop codon): MASSPVSLSRRHHLTPRPAASTSTSXFAARASRSGAPRLACADMDDDGVYIRWCVELARKAAGHTSPNPMVGCVVVRGGRVVGEGFHPEAGQPHAEVFALRDARDLAENATAYVSLEPCNHYGRTPPCTEALINAKLKDVVVGMTDPNPIVASKGIERLQSAGIDVRVCMEEEALCRNLNEAYIHCMLTGKAFATLRTTLSVNGVVVNQIGTGADQPGGYYSQLLKEYDGVIISGISVNMTTLPTSHEAGAKQPLYIIIAQGGNSQLNIQFLREECASEAVVLTDSPVTVKPPGVEVLVLDRMSLEFILEILAQRGLCSVLVDFREAGGDFAYLLKNFQEEKLVQKVVVELLPIWTVTKASKGPGHLAFGGSXSFPLKDVEHKEVNGCMLLEGYV, encoded by the exons ATGGCCTCCTCGCCCGTCTCGCtctcgcgccgccaccacctcaccccgcgccccgccgcctccacctccacctc cttcGCCGCTCGCGCCTCCCGGTCGGGTGCGCCGCGGCTGGCCTGCGCCGACATGGACGACGACGGGGTCTACATCCGCTGGTGCGTGGAGCTGGCGCGCAAGGCGGCCGGCCACACCAGCCCGAATCCCATGGTGGGCTGCGTTGTTgtccgcggcggccgcgtcgtcgGCGAGGGGTTCCACCCCGAAGCCGGCCAGCCCCACGCCGAG GTATTTGCTCTGAGAGATGCTAGGGATTTAGCAGAGAATGCGACGGCTTATGTGAGCTTGGAGCCCTGCAACCATTACGGGAGGACACCTCCCTGCACCGAAGCACTCATCAATGCCAAACTTAAGGATGTCGTGGTTGGGATGACTGATCCAAATCCTATTGTGGCATCCAAGGGGATTGAAAGGCTCCAAAGTGCTGGGATTGATGTCAGGGTGTGTATGGAGGAAGAAGCGTTATGCCGCAACCTAAATGAGGCTTATATCCATTGCATGCTTACTGGGAAGGCCTTTGCAACTTTGAG AACTACGCTCTCTGTGAATGGAGTCGTCGTAAATCAAATTGGGACTGGAGCTGATCAACCCGGAGGGTATTACTCACAGTTACTGAAAGAATATGATGGAGTCATAATTTCAGGCATTTCGGTCAATATGACTACCTTGCCTACATCCCATGAAGCTGGTGCAAAGCAGCCTCTTTATATCATCATAGCACAGGGAGGAAATTCCCAATTAAATATTCAGTTTCTCAGAGAAGAATGCGCATCTGAGGCAGTAGTTCTGACTGACAGTCCTGTCACCGTGAAGCCACCAGGAGTTGAAGTTTTAGTCCTTGATCGGATGAGCTTGGAGTTCATTCTTGAAATTCTCGCCCAGCGAGGGCTATGTAGTGTGTTGGTGGATTTTAGGGAGGCTGGAGGAGACTTTGCATATCTTCTGAAAAACTTTCAGGAGGAGAAGCTGGTACAGAAGGTTGTTGTGGAGCTCCTGCCTATCTGGACAGTGACCAAAGCCTCAAAGG GGCCAGGTCACCTGGCGTTTGGTGGGAGCTAGTCATTTCCACTGAAGGATGTGGAGCACAAGGAGGTAAATGGATGCATGCTGCTTGAGGGCTATGTATAG